In Blastocatellia bacterium, a genomic segment contains:
- a CDS encoding C4-type zinc ribbon domain-containing protein encodes MNPELEKLLALQALDIEIRELGNEIADVPRKKAELEKQFNEFAAEYLEKKNRLEDSKRRHRQLELDLQEMQDRLEKYKRDLMRVRNQTEYAAALREIDSAKRAISVIETQILELLETIETLEVELRERTPEVEAKRREFDEQLAEYATATERLTQRLAERRAERERLAALIRPDLLAQYTRLTEIRDGLALAEVRDGSCTACFMTVRPQVYAEVRRGENILTCDNCSRILYYKPTPAPETTA; translated from the coding sequence GTGAATCCGGAATTGGAGAAGCTTCTCGCCCTACAAGCTCTCGATATAGAGATCAGGGAACTGGGGAATGAGATTGCTGACGTCCCGCGAAAAAAGGCCGAACTGGAGAAGCAGTTCAATGAATTCGCTGCCGAGTACCTGGAGAAAAAGAATCGTCTGGAAGACTCCAAACGCCGGCACCGCCAGCTGGAACTCGATCTCCAGGAGATGCAGGACCGGCTGGAGAAATATAAGAGGGACCTCATGCGCGTCCGCAACCAGACAGAATATGCAGCGGCTCTTCGGGAGATTGACAGCGCCAAACGAGCCATCAGTGTGATAGAGACGCAGATTCTCGAACTGCTGGAGACGATCGAGACTCTGGAGGTGGAACTTCGAGAACGAACTCCGGAAGTCGAAGCCAAACGGCGCGAATTCGATGAGCAACTGGCGGAATACGCCACGGCCACCGAACGCCTGACCCAGCGGCTGGCCGAGCGCCGTGCCGAACGCGAGCGTCTGGCTGCCCTCATTCGCCCGGACCTTCTGGCCCAATACACCCGCCTGACGGAGATTCGCGATGGACTCGCCCTGGCCGAGGTGCGCGATGGATCGTGCACTGCCTGCTTCATGACGGTGCGCCCCCAAGTCTATGCCGAAGTTCGTCGGGGCGAAAACATTCTGACCTGCGATAACTGCAGCCGGATTCTCTATTACAAACCCACCCCGGCTCCGGAGACGACTGCTTAG
- the nth gene encoding endonuclease III, giving the protein MTEATSLTSRRASRRKPRTSSARGSLSPTKEGAERRRVREIIRRLKRKYPVARTALNFTTPLELLVATILSAQCTDERVNQVTAKLFEKYRTAEDYARAPLSELEQAIRPTGYYRAKAKSIQAACRMIAEEFGGQVPRTMEDLLRLPGVARKTANVVLQNAFGVPSGIVVDTHVMRVADRLGLTKEKVREKIEADLMRLVPQPEWIGFSHRLIFHGREICQARRPRCQECILADLCPYPEKVLRARPSVTVRGRS; this is encoded by the coding sequence ATGACTGAAGCCACATCTCTCACAAGCCGCCGTGCGTCCCGGCGAAAACCCCGGACATCGTCCGCGCGCGGCTCGCTCTCGCCGACAAAAGAAGGCGCCGAGCGCCGGCGCGTCCGAGAAATCATTCGGCGACTCAAGAGGAAATATCCCGTGGCTCGCACGGCATTGAACTTTACTACTCCGCTGGAGTTGCTGGTCGCCACCATTCTCTCGGCCCAGTGCACGGACGAGCGTGTGAATCAGGTCACGGCGAAACTGTTCGAGAAATATCGCACGGCGGAAGACTATGCCCGGGCTCCGCTGTCCGAACTGGAACAAGCCATACGACCGACGGGATACTATCGGGCGAAAGCAAAAAGCATTCAGGCGGCCTGCCGAATGATCGCTGAGGAGTTTGGCGGTCAGGTTCCCCGCACCATGGAAGATTTACTGCGCCTTCCGGGCGTCGCCCGAAAGACGGCCAACGTTGTGCTTCAAAATGCCTTCGGTGTTCCCTCGGGCATCGTCGTGGACACTCACGTCATGCGCGTGGCCGACCGCCTGGGGCTGACGAAGGAAAAAGTTCGGGAGAAGATCGAAGCGGATCTGATGAGGCTGGTCCCTCAGCCGGAGTGGATCGGATTCAGTCATCGGCTCATCTTTCACGGGCGGGAGATCTGCCAGGCACGACGGCCACGCTGCCAGGAATGTATTCTGGCCGACCTGTGTCCCTACCCGGAGAAGGTTCTCCGTGCGCGCCCGTCCGTCACAGTCCGAGGGCGCAGCTGA
- a CDS encoding periplasmic heavy metal sensor, translating into MKRAFSLMTLIVILAAGVSLARAQGLGRSLPVLKNRLGLTDQQVAEIQDLLRKHRDAIFPLQQELRAKQHELAKALEAPQPDATAVGRLVIEQRSLRQQIQKLNQQLHADVRAVLTPEQQQKFDEWQRSRPQRPGQQLRRPVGLGLRALGRGPFRRQGL; encoded by the coding sequence ATGAAAAGGGCATTCTCACTGATGACTTTGATTGTGATTCTGGCAGCGGGGGTGAGCCTGGCGCGGGCTCAAGGGCTGGGTCGCTCGCTTCCGGTGCTGAAGAACCGTCTGGGGCTAACCGATCAACAGGTAGCTGAGATCCAGGATCTTCTGCGAAAGCATCGGGACGCCATCTTTCCCCTTCAGCAGGAACTACGGGCCAAGCAGCATGAACTGGCGAAAGCTCTCGAAGCGCCACAACCTGACGCCACCGCGGTGGGACGGCTGGTCATCGAACAACGGTCGCTGCGCCAGCAGATTCAGAAGTTGAATCAGCAACTGCACGCTGATGTGCGGGCGGTTCTCACGCCGGAGCAGCAACAGAAGTTCGACGAGTGGCAGCGATCCCGACCGCAACGGCCCGGTCAACAGCTCCGACGACCGGTGGGCTTGGGACTGCGGGCGCTGGGCCGAGGGCCTTTCCGACGCCAGGGCCTGTGA
- a CDS encoding zinc ribbon domain-containing protein — protein sequence MPVYEYRCTQCNRKFKLTMTVAEYEKKNVKCPKCGSKKVEQQLAAFYAVTSKKS from the coding sequence ATGCCGGTCTACGAATATCGCTGCACTCAATGCAATCGCAAATTTAAACTCACCATGACGGTGGCCGAGTACGAGAAGAAGAATGTGAAATGTCCGAAATGCGGCAGCAAGAAAGTCGAACAACAACTGGCGGCCTTCTACGCCGTGACCTCGAAGAAGAGCTGA
- the panC gene encoding pantoate--beta-alanine ligase: protein MDVVKQVTRMQAIARRLHATGQRIGLVPTAGNLHEGHLSLIRRAREMCHVVIVSIFSPAAWPPAEKASHGKETHPLESAPFLSRDVEVVAPSGVDYIFAPSAAEIFPEGASTMVVVKGLSEKLHGGLHPEHVIQATTFLTILFHLIRPHVVFFGWKDGYQVALVRRMIRDLRFDVEVCICPILREASGLAISADNERLSAREREAAAVLYQALEKVQVLVAAGERDAVRLIRAMREVIESQPLARIESLSIVDSETLEPLVTLGERPALVAVVAHIGRVRLSDNILVALA, encoded by the coding sequence ATGGATGTCGTCAAACAAGTGACCCGCATGCAGGCGATTGCTCGTCGTCTTCATGCGACGGGCCAGCGGATCGGACTTGTTCCCACTGCCGGAAATCTTCACGAAGGTCATCTCAGCCTCATTCGCCGCGCCCGGGAGATGTGCCACGTGGTCATTGTCTCGATATTTTCTCCCGCTGCCTGGCCGCCGGCAGAGAAAGCCTCCCACGGAAAGGAGACCCATCCACTCGAATCCGCTCCTTTTTTGTCCCGCGATGTCGAGGTCGTCGCGCCCAGCGGCGTTGACTACATCTTTGCTCCCTCGGCGGCGGAGATCTTCCCCGAGGGGGCATCCACGATGGTTGTCGTGAAGGGGTTGAGCGAGAAGCTCCACGGAGGACTTCATCCGGAGCATGTGATTCAGGCGACGACATTCCTCACGATTCTCTTTCATCTTATCCGGCCCCACGTTGTATTCTTCGGGTGGAAGGATGGGTATCAAGTGGCTCTGGTCAGACGGATGATTCGAGATCTCCGGTTCGATGTCGAAGTATGCATATGTCCGATCCTACGGGAAGCGAGCGGATTAGCCATCTCGGCCGACAATGAGCGATTGAGCGCCCGCGAGCGCGAGGCCGCCGCTGTTCTCTATCAGGCGCTGGAAAAAGTGCAAGTTCTTGTAGCTGCCGGCGAACGCGATGCCGTCCGCCTGATTCGCGCCATGCGCGAGGTCATCGAGTCCCAACCTCTGGCCCGAATCGAATCCCTCTCCATCGTAGATAGCGAGACGCTCGAACCGCTGGTCACCCTCGGCGAGCGCCCGGCCCTGGTCGCGGTGGTCGCCCATATCGGTCGCGTCCGGCTGAGCGACAACATCCTGGTCGCTCTGGCCTGA